A genomic window from Salvia hispanica cultivar TCC Black 2014 chromosome 5, UniMelb_Shisp_WGS_1.0, whole genome shotgun sequence includes:
- the LOC125188889 gene encoding DNA mismatch repair protein MSH3 isoform X4 — MGKQKQQIISRFFAPKPDPSARNPPSTPPPKIATTVSFSPAKRLKTDHIHNKLTDIPNPDPILHQKFLSKLLEPSLDRLEPSRITNFPKSGNPKYTPLENQVIDLKNKYPDVLLMIEVGYKYRFFGEDAENAARVLGIYAYMDHNFLTASVPTFRLNFHVRRLVSAGYKVGVVKQTETAAIKAHGANKSAPFCRGLSALYTKATLEAAEDLGGGEEGCGSGSCSNYLFCVVERGGEADARIGAVAVEISTGDVVYREFDDDFTRAGLEAMVFSLTPAELLLRRPLSKQTEKLLLAYAGPASNVRVMHASQGSLRDGGGLSELISLYESLSKSNNTCGDQQNIIAANGQGNNCLRFEGLKAMPELVIQALALTIHHLKQFGFERILCLEASFRPFASITEMTLSANALQQLEVLKNNYDGSECGSLLQCINNTLTVFGSRLLRHWVTHPLCDRNMIYARSDAVSEILKSMGSCSVSEVGSKEENPDIMVVQPELHHTISSVLTTLGRAPDVQRGITRIFHRTATPSEFIAVVQALLVAGRQLHQLQGHIEDINNSLRDRTVHSGLLRKVIFTASSSSVINTAARLLSHLSKEAADRRDFHNLFIVSDGNFSEVASAKNKVQLANEMLHELLLQYRKQLRMHNLEFTTVSGVTHLIELSLDVRIPSNWVKVNSTKKTIRYHPPEVLNALDQLTLANEELSIVCRATWEGFLKTFGGCYSEFQAAVQALATLDCLNSLAMLSRNKNYVRPVFVSDEEPNQIIINSGRHPVMENILQDTFVPNDTNLHADGQYCQVITGPNMGGKSCYIRQVALISLLAQVGCFVPASSAKLHVVDGIFTRMGASDSIQLGKSTFLEELSETSHILQTCTSRSLVIIDELGRGTSTHDGSVGAFHVSYLTQEKDVDAELKEVDTVNHEDVTYLYKLVPGVSERSFGFKVAQLAQLPSSCIRRAVMMAAKLEVEVCERESSKSLHNSSKSHDKSEDSDHACVPMDWLHTQADENSEEVEKAYKDIFFHLNLAIQNEDGAVKRLHNLEHAKSLADKLVNRTNVRGCTCRRFCSMVFLL, encoded by the exons ATGGGCAagcaaaaacaacaaatcattTCCCGTTTCTTCGCCCCCAAACCCGACCCCTCCGCTCGAAACCCTCCCTCAACCCCACCCCCCAAAATCGCTACCACCGTCTCATTCTCCCCCGCCAAACGCCTCAAAACCGATCACATCCACAACAAACTCACCGACATCCCCAATCCCGATCCTATCCTTCACCAGAAGTTCCTCAGCAAGCTCCTAGAACCCTCCCTCGATCGTCTAGAACCTTCCCGAATCACCAATTTCCCAAAATCCGGAAACCCTAAGTACACTCCATTAGAGAATCAGGTAATAGACCTCAAAAACAAGTACCCTGACGTGCTTCTGATGATTGAGGTTGGGTATAAATATCGATTTTTTGGGGAGGATGCTGAAAATGCTGCTAGAGTTTTAGGTATTTATGCATACATGGATCACAACTTCTTAACTGCTAGTGTGCCAACTTTTAGGCTGAATTTTCATGTGAGGAGGCTTGTTAGTGCGGGGTATAAGGTTGGTGTTGTCAAACAAACTGAGACTGCGGCCATCAAGGCTCACGGCGCAAATAAGTCTGCTCCTTTCTGCCGGGGGCTGTCGGCCCTGTACACCAAGGCTACTCTCGAGGCTGCTGAGGATTTAGGGGGTGGAGAGGAGGGGTGCGGGTCCGGGTCGTGTAGTAATTATCTGTTTTGTGTAGTGGAGAGGGGTGGGGAAGCGGATGCGAGGATTGGGGCTGTGGCGGTTGAAATTTCGACTGGCGACGTTGTTTATCGCGAGTTTGATGATGATTTTACGAGAGCTGGATTGGAGGCTATGGTTTTTAGTTTGACTCCTGCTGAGTTGCTTCTTAGAAGGCCTCTGTCTAAGCAGACCGAGAAG TTGCTACTGGCATATGCTGGACCTGCCTCAAATGTCCGAGTCATGCATGCTTCGCAAGGTAGCTTACGGGATGGTGGTGGCCTGTCTGAATTGATATCACTATATGAGAGTTTAAGCAAAAGTAACAACACCTGTGGTGACCAACAGAACATTATAGCTGCAAATGGCCAAGGCAATAACTGCTTGAGGTTTGAG GGGTTAAAAGCTATGCCTGAGTTAGTCATTCAAGCATTAGCTTTAACAATTCATCACCTGAAACAATTTGGGTTTGAAAGAATTCTTTGTTTGGAAGCTTCGTTTCGACCTTTTGCTAGCATCACAGAGATGACCCTTTCAGCCAATGCTCTTCAACAGCTAGAG GTGCTGAAGAATAATTATGATGGTTCCGAATGTGGATCCCTGTTGCAATGCATAAACAATACCCTTACTGTTTTTGGATCTAGGCTTCTCAGACACTGG GTAACTCATCCTTTATGTGATAGAAACATGATCTATGCACGTTCAGATGCTGTTTCTGAAATATTGAAATCCATGGGCTCTTGTTCAGTGTCTGAGGTTGGTTCAAAAGAGGAAAATCCTGACATCATGGTAGTGCAGCCTGAACTCCATCATACAATATCATCTGTTTTGACCACTTTAGGACGAGCACCTGATGTTCAACGTGGGATTACAAGAATTTTTCATCGAACTGCTACCCCATCTGAG TTCATTGCAGTTGTTCAAGCTCTCTTGGTTGCTGGAAGACAATTGCATCAACTTCAAGGTCATATAGAGGACATAAACAACAGTCTCAGAGACAGGACTGTGCACTCTGGTTTGTTGAGAAAGGTGATATTCACAGCCTCATCCTCCAGTGTTATAAATACTGCAGCAAGACTCCTGTCTCATCTTAGCAAAGAAGCTGCTGATCGACGGGATTTTCATAacctttttattgtttctgaTGGAAATTTCTCAGAG GTTGCTTCAGCCAAAAACAAAGTGCAATTGGCCAATGAGATGTTGCATGAATTGCTTCTTCAGTATCGCAAACAACTGCGTATGCACAATCTTGAATTTACAACTGTATCTGGAGTCACACATTTGATAGAG CTGTCTCTTGATGTTAGGATACCTTCAAATTGGGTTAAAGTAAATAGCACGAAGAAAACAATTAGGTACCATCCACCTGAAGTATTGAATGCCTTAGACCAATTAACTCTGGCTAACGAGGAGCTGTCAATTGTTTGTCGAGCCACTTGGGAAGGGTTTTTGAAAACATTTGGTGGATGCTATTCTGAGTTTCAGGCTGCCGTTCAAGCATTAGCCACTTTGGACTGTTTAAATTCACTTGCCATGCTATCTAGGAATAAG AATTATGTTCGACCTGTTTTTGTAAGTGATGAGGAGCCTAATCAGATTATCATCAATAGTGGCCGACATCCA GTTATGGAGAATATCCTGCAGGATACTTTTGTTCCAAATGACACAAATTTGCATGCAGATGGGCAATACTGTCAAGTTATTACCGGACCAAACATGGGCGGAAAAAGTTGCTATATAAGACAAGTTGCTCTCATTTCTCTCTTGGCTCAG GTTGGCTGCTTCGTTCCAGCATCATCAGCAAAATTGCATGTTGTTGATGGCATTTTCACTCGGATGGGAGCTTCGGATAGTATTCAGCTAGGGAAAAGCACTTTCTTGGAAGAATTGAGCGAGACATCTCACATTCTTCAAACCTGCACATCCCGCTCATTGGTCATAATTGATGAACTCGGAAGAGGCACAAGTACACATGACG GATCTGTCGGAGCATTCCATGTTTCTTATTTGACACAAGAGAAGGATGTTGATGCGGAGCTCAAGGAGGTGGATACTGTGAATCATGAAGATGTAACCTACCTTTACAAGCTTGTGCCTGGGGTGTCTGAGAGAAGTTTTGGGTTTAAGGTCGCTCAACTTGCACAG TTACCTTCTTCATGCATCAGACGTGCTGTTATGATGGCAGCTAAGTTAGAAGTAGAGGTATGCGAAAGAGAGAGCAGCAAGTCTTTGCACAACAGTTCAAAGTCTCATGATAAATCTGAAGATTCAGATCATGCCTGTGTACCTATGGATTGGTTGCACACACAAGCAGATGAAAACTCAGAAGAAGTTGAGAAAGCTTACAAGGATATATTCTTTCACTTAAATCTTGCCATCCAAAATGAAGATGGTGCTGTAAAGAGGCTCCATAATTTGGAGCATGCTAAAAGCCTTGCCGACAAGCTGGTAAATAG GACTAACGTAAGAGGCTGCACGTGTAGGCGGTTTTGTAGCATGGTGTTCTTACTCTGA
- the LOC125188889 gene encoding DNA mismatch repair protein MSH3 isoform X1 — protein sequence MGKQKQQIISRFFAPKPDPSARNPPSTPPPKIATTVSFSPAKRLKTDHIHNKLTDIPNPDPILHQKFLSKLLEPSLDRLEPSRITNFPKSGNPKYTPLENQVIDLKNKYPDVLLMIEVGYKYRFFGEDAENAARVLGIYAYMDHNFLTASVPTFRLNFHVRRLVSAGYKVGVVKQTETAAIKAHGANKSAPFCRGLSALYTKATLEAAEDLGGGEEGCGSGSCSNYLFCVVERGGEADARIGAVAVEISTGDVVYREFDDDFTRAGLEAMVFSLTPAELLLRRPLSKQTEKLLLAYAGPASNVRVMHASQGSLRDGGGLSELISLYESLSKSNNTCGDQQNIIAANGQGNNCLRFEGLKAMPELVIQALALTIHHLKQFGFERILCLEASFRPFASITEMTLSANALQQLEVLKNNYDGSECGSLLQCINNTLTVFGSRLLRHWVTHPLCDRNMIYARSDAVSEILKSMGSCSVSEVGSKEENPDIMVVQPELHHTISSVLTTLGRAPDVQRGITRIFHRTATPSEFIAVVQALLVAGRQLHQLQGHIEDINNSLRDRTVHSGLLRKVIFTASSSSVINTAARLLSHLSKEAADRRDFHNLFIVSDGNFSEVASAKNKVQLANEMLHELLLQYRKQLRMHNLEFTTVSGVTHLIELSLDVRIPSNWVKVNSTKKTIRYHPPEVLNALDQLTLANEELSIVCRATWEGFLKTFGGCYSEFQAAVQALATLDCLNSLAMLSRNKNYVRPVFVSDEEPNQIIINSGRHPVMENILQDTFVPNDTNLHADGQYCQVITGPNMGGKSCYIRQVALISLLAQVGCFVPASSAKLHVVDGIFTRMGASDSIQLGKSTFLEELSETSHILQTCTSRSLVIIDELGRGTSTHDGVAIAYATLHYLLEHKRCMVLFVTHYPEILSIRNEFPGSVGAFHVSYLTQEKDVDAELKEVDTVNHEDVTYLYKLVPGVSERSFGFKVAQLAQLPSSCIRRAVMMAAKLEVEVCERESSKSLHNSSKSHDKSEDSDHACVPMDWLHTQADENSEEVEKAYKDIFFHLNLAIQNEDGAVKRLHNLEHAKSLADKLVNRTNVRGCTCRRFCSMVFLL from the exons ATGGGCAagcaaaaacaacaaatcattTCCCGTTTCTTCGCCCCCAAACCCGACCCCTCCGCTCGAAACCCTCCCTCAACCCCACCCCCCAAAATCGCTACCACCGTCTCATTCTCCCCCGCCAAACGCCTCAAAACCGATCACATCCACAACAAACTCACCGACATCCCCAATCCCGATCCTATCCTTCACCAGAAGTTCCTCAGCAAGCTCCTAGAACCCTCCCTCGATCGTCTAGAACCTTCCCGAATCACCAATTTCCCAAAATCCGGAAACCCTAAGTACACTCCATTAGAGAATCAGGTAATAGACCTCAAAAACAAGTACCCTGACGTGCTTCTGATGATTGAGGTTGGGTATAAATATCGATTTTTTGGGGAGGATGCTGAAAATGCTGCTAGAGTTTTAGGTATTTATGCATACATGGATCACAACTTCTTAACTGCTAGTGTGCCAACTTTTAGGCTGAATTTTCATGTGAGGAGGCTTGTTAGTGCGGGGTATAAGGTTGGTGTTGTCAAACAAACTGAGACTGCGGCCATCAAGGCTCACGGCGCAAATAAGTCTGCTCCTTTCTGCCGGGGGCTGTCGGCCCTGTACACCAAGGCTACTCTCGAGGCTGCTGAGGATTTAGGGGGTGGAGAGGAGGGGTGCGGGTCCGGGTCGTGTAGTAATTATCTGTTTTGTGTAGTGGAGAGGGGTGGGGAAGCGGATGCGAGGATTGGGGCTGTGGCGGTTGAAATTTCGACTGGCGACGTTGTTTATCGCGAGTTTGATGATGATTTTACGAGAGCTGGATTGGAGGCTATGGTTTTTAGTTTGACTCCTGCTGAGTTGCTTCTTAGAAGGCCTCTGTCTAAGCAGACCGAGAAG TTGCTACTGGCATATGCTGGACCTGCCTCAAATGTCCGAGTCATGCATGCTTCGCAAGGTAGCTTACGGGATGGTGGTGGCCTGTCTGAATTGATATCACTATATGAGAGTTTAAGCAAAAGTAACAACACCTGTGGTGACCAACAGAACATTATAGCTGCAAATGGCCAAGGCAATAACTGCTTGAGGTTTGAG GGGTTAAAAGCTATGCCTGAGTTAGTCATTCAAGCATTAGCTTTAACAATTCATCACCTGAAACAATTTGGGTTTGAAAGAATTCTTTGTTTGGAAGCTTCGTTTCGACCTTTTGCTAGCATCACAGAGATGACCCTTTCAGCCAATGCTCTTCAACAGCTAGAG GTGCTGAAGAATAATTATGATGGTTCCGAATGTGGATCCCTGTTGCAATGCATAAACAATACCCTTACTGTTTTTGGATCTAGGCTTCTCAGACACTGG GTAACTCATCCTTTATGTGATAGAAACATGATCTATGCACGTTCAGATGCTGTTTCTGAAATATTGAAATCCATGGGCTCTTGTTCAGTGTCTGAGGTTGGTTCAAAAGAGGAAAATCCTGACATCATGGTAGTGCAGCCTGAACTCCATCATACAATATCATCTGTTTTGACCACTTTAGGACGAGCACCTGATGTTCAACGTGGGATTACAAGAATTTTTCATCGAACTGCTACCCCATCTGAG TTCATTGCAGTTGTTCAAGCTCTCTTGGTTGCTGGAAGACAATTGCATCAACTTCAAGGTCATATAGAGGACATAAACAACAGTCTCAGAGACAGGACTGTGCACTCTGGTTTGTTGAGAAAGGTGATATTCACAGCCTCATCCTCCAGTGTTATAAATACTGCAGCAAGACTCCTGTCTCATCTTAGCAAAGAAGCTGCTGATCGACGGGATTTTCATAacctttttattgtttctgaTGGAAATTTCTCAGAG GTTGCTTCAGCCAAAAACAAAGTGCAATTGGCCAATGAGATGTTGCATGAATTGCTTCTTCAGTATCGCAAACAACTGCGTATGCACAATCTTGAATTTACAACTGTATCTGGAGTCACACATTTGATAGAG CTGTCTCTTGATGTTAGGATACCTTCAAATTGGGTTAAAGTAAATAGCACGAAGAAAACAATTAGGTACCATCCACCTGAAGTATTGAATGCCTTAGACCAATTAACTCTGGCTAACGAGGAGCTGTCAATTGTTTGTCGAGCCACTTGGGAAGGGTTTTTGAAAACATTTGGTGGATGCTATTCTGAGTTTCAGGCTGCCGTTCAAGCATTAGCCACTTTGGACTGTTTAAATTCACTTGCCATGCTATCTAGGAATAAG AATTATGTTCGACCTGTTTTTGTAAGTGATGAGGAGCCTAATCAGATTATCATCAATAGTGGCCGACATCCA GTTATGGAGAATATCCTGCAGGATACTTTTGTTCCAAATGACACAAATTTGCATGCAGATGGGCAATACTGTCAAGTTATTACCGGACCAAACATGGGCGGAAAAAGTTGCTATATAAGACAAGTTGCTCTCATTTCTCTCTTGGCTCAG GTTGGCTGCTTCGTTCCAGCATCATCAGCAAAATTGCATGTTGTTGATGGCATTTTCACTCGGATGGGAGCTTCGGATAGTATTCAGCTAGGGAAAAGCACTTTCTTGGAAGAATTGAGCGAGACATCTCACATTCTTCAAACCTGCACATCCCGCTCATTGGTCATAATTGATGAACTCGGAAGAGGCACAAGTACACATGACGGTGTGGCTATTGCTTATGCTACATTGCATTACCTACTTGAGCATAAAAGATGTATGGTCCTCTTCGTTACACATTATCCAGAAATACTCAGCATTAGAAATGAGTTCCCAGGATCTGTCGGAGCATTCCATGTTTCTTATTTGACACAAGAGAAGGATGTTGATGCGGAGCTCAAGGAGGTGGATACTGTGAATCATGAAGATGTAACCTACCTTTACAAGCTTGTGCCTGGGGTGTCTGAGAGAAGTTTTGGGTTTAAGGTCGCTCAACTTGCACAG TTACCTTCTTCATGCATCAGACGTGCTGTTATGATGGCAGCTAAGTTAGAAGTAGAGGTATGCGAAAGAGAGAGCAGCAAGTCTTTGCACAACAGTTCAAAGTCTCATGATAAATCTGAAGATTCAGATCATGCCTGTGTACCTATGGATTGGTTGCACACACAAGCAGATGAAAACTCAGAAGAAGTTGAGAAAGCTTACAAGGATATATTCTTTCACTTAAATCTTGCCATCCAAAATGAAGATGGTGCTGTAAAGAGGCTCCATAATTTGGAGCATGCTAAAAGCCTTGCCGACAAGCTGGTAAATAG GACTAACGTAAGAGGCTGCACGTGTAGGCGGTTTTGTAGCATGGTGTTCTTACTCTGA
- the LOC125188889 gene encoding DNA mismatch repair protein MSH3 isoform X2: protein MGKQKQQIISRFFAPKPDPSARNPPSTPPPKIATTVSFSPAKRLKTDHIHNKLTDIPNPDPILHQKFLSKLLEPSLDRLEPSRITNFPKSGNPKYTPLENQVIDLKNKYPDVLLMIEVGYKYRFFGEDAENAARVLGIYAYMDHNFLTASVPTFRLNFHVRRLVSAGYKVGVVKQTETAAIKAHGANKSAPFCRGLSALYTKATLEAAEDLGGGEEGCGSGSCSNYLFCVVERGGEADARIGAVAVEISTGDVVYREFDDDFTRAGLEAMVFSLTPAELLLRRPLSKQTEKLLLAYAGPASNVRVMHASQGSLRDGGGLSELISLYESLSKSNNTCGDQQNIIAANGQGNNCLRFEGLKAMPELVIQALALTIHHLKQFGFERILCLEASFRPFASITEMTLSANALQQLEVLKNNYDGSECGSLLQCINNTLTVFGSRLLRHWVTHPLCDRNMIYARSDAVSEILKSMGSCSVSEVGSKEENPDIMVVQPELHHTISSVLTTLGRAPDVQRGITRIFHRTATPSEFIAVVQALLVAGRQLHQLQGHIEDINNSLRDRTVHSGLLRKVIFTASSSSVINTAARLLSHLSKEAADRRDFHNLFIVSDGNFSEVASAKNKVQLANEMLHELLLQYRKQLRMHNLEFTTVSGVTHLIELSLDVRIPSNWVKVNSTKKTIRYHPPEVLNALDQLTLANEELSIVCRATWEGFLKTFGGCYSEFQAAVQALATLDCLNSLAMLSRNKNYVRPVFVSDEEPNQIIINSGRHPVMENILQDTFVPNDTNLHADGQYCQVITGPNMGGKSCYIRQVALISLLAQVGCFVPASSAKLHVVDGIFTRMGASDSIQLGKSTFLEELSETSHILQTCTSRSLVIIDELGRGTSTHDGVAIAYATLHYLLEHKRCMVLFVTHYPEILSIRNEFPGSVGAFHVSYLTQEKDVDAELKEVDTVNHEDVTYLYKLVPGVSERSFGFKVAQLAQLPSSCIRRAVMMAAKLEVEVCERESSKSLHNSSKSHDKSEDSDHACVPMDWLHTQADENSEEVEKAYKDIFFHLNLAIQNEDGAVKRLHNLEHAKSLADKLVNRGRLGKYKK from the exons ATGGGCAagcaaaaacaacaaatcattTCCCGTTTCTTCGCCCCCAAACCCGACCCCTCCGCTCGAAACCCTCCCTCAACCCCACCCCCCAAAATCGCTACCACCGTCTCATTCTCCCCCGCCAAACGCCTCAAAACCGATCACATCCACAACAAACTCACCGACATCCCCAATCCCGATCCTATCCTTCACCAGAAGTTCCTCAGCAAGCTCCTAGAACCCTCCCTCGATCGTCTAGAACCTTCCCGAATCACCAATTTCCCAAAATCCGGAAACCCTAAGTACACTCCATTAGAGAATCAGGTAATAGACCTCAAAAACAAGTACCCTGACGTGCTTCTGATGATTGAGGTTGGGTATAAATATCGATTTTTTGGGGAGGATGCTGAAAATGCTGCTAGAGTTTTAGGTATTTATGCATACATGGATCACAACTTCTTAACTGCTAGTGTGCCAACTTTTAGGCTGAATTTTCATGTGAGGAGGCTTGTTAGTGCGGGGTATAAGGTTGGTGTTGTCAAACAAACTGAGACTGCGGCCATCAAGGCTCACGGCGCAAATAAGTCTGCTCCTTTCTGCCGGGGGCTGTCGGCCCTGTACACCAAGGCTACTCTCGAGGCTGCTGAGGATTTAGGGGGTGGAGAGGAGGGGTGCGGGTCCGGGTCGTGTAGTAATTATCTGTTTTGTGTAGTGGAGAGGGGTGGGGAAGCGGATGCGAGGATTGGGGCTGTGGCGGTTGAAATTTCGACTGGCGACGTTGTTTATCGCGAGTTTGATGATGATTTTACGAGAGCTGGATTGGAGGCTATGGTTTTTAGTTTGACTCCTGCTGAGTTGCTTCTTAGAAGGCCTCTGTCTAAGCAGACCGAGAAG TTGCTACTGGCATATGCTGGACCTGCCTCAAATGTCCGAGTCATGCATGCTTCGCAAGGTAGCTTACGGGATGGTGGTGGCCTGTCTGAATTGATATCACTATATGAGAGTTTAAGCAAAAGTAACAACACCTGTGGTGACCAACAGAACATTATAGCTGCAAATGGCCAAGGCAATAACTGCTTGAGGTTTGAG GGGTTAAAAGCTATGCCTGAGTTAGTCATTCAAGCATTAGCTTTAACAATTCATCACCTGAAACAATTTGGGTTTGAAAGAATTCTTTGTTTGGAAGCTTCGTTTCGACCTTTTGCTAGCATCACAGAGATGACCCTTTCAGCCAATGCTCTTCAACAGCTAGAG GTGCTGAAGAATAATTATGATGGTTCCGAATGTGGATCCCTGTTGCAATGCATAAACAATACCCTTACTGTTTTTGGATCTAGGCTTCTCAGACACTGG GTAACTCATCCTTTATGTGATAGAAACATGATCTATGCACGTTCAGATGCTGTTTCTGAAATATTGAAATCCATGGGCTCTTGTTCAGTGTCTGAGGTTGGTTCAAAAGAGGAAAATCCTGACATCATGGTAGTGCAGCCTGAACTCCATCATACAATATCATCTGTTTTGACCACTTTAGGACGAGCACCTGATGTTCAACGTGGGATTACAAGAATTTTTCATCGAACTGCTACCCCATCTGAG TTCATTGCAGTTGTTCAAGCTCTCTTGGTTGCTGGAAGACAATTGCATCAACTTCAAGGTCATATAGAGGACATAAACAACAGTCTCAGAGACAGGACTGTGCACTCTGGTTTGTTGAGAAAGGTGATATTCACAGCCTCATCCTCCAGTGTTATAAATACTGCAGCAAGACTCCTGTCTCATCTTAGCAAAGAAGCTGCTGATCGACGGGATTTTCATAacctttttattgtttctgaTGGAAATTTCTCAGAG GTTGCTTCAGCCAAAAACAAAGTGCAATTGGCCAATGAGATGTTGCATGAATTGCTTCTTCAGTATCGCAAACAACTGCGTATGCACAATCTTGAATTTACAACTGTATCTGGAGTCACACATTTGATAGAG CTGTCTCTTGATGTTAGGATACCTTCAAATTGGGTTAAAGTAAATAGCACGAAGAAAACAATTAGGTACCATCCACCTGAAGTATTGAATGCCTTAGACCAATTAACTCTGGCTAACGAGGAGCTGTCAATTGTTTGTCGAGCCACTTGGGAAGGGTTTTTGAAAACATTTGGTGGATGCTATTCTGAGTTTCAGGCTGCCGTTCAAGCATTAGCCACTTTGGACTGTTTAAATTCACTTGCCATGCTATCTAGGAATAAG AATTATGTTCGACCTGTTTTTGTAAGTGATGAGGAGCCTAATCAGATTATCATCAATAGTGGCCGACATCCA GTTATGGAGAATATCCTGCAGGATACTTTTGTTCCAAATGACACAAATTTGCATGCAGATGGGCAATACTGTCAAGTTATTACCGGACCAAACATGGGCGGAAAAAGTTGCTATATAAGACAAGTTGCTCTCATTTCTCTCTTGGCTCAG GTTGGCTGCTTCGTTCCAGCATCATCAGCAAAATTGCATGTTGTTGATGGCATTTTCACTCGGATGGGAGCTTCGGATAGTATTCAGCTAGGGAAAAGCACTTTCTTGGAAGAATTGAGCGAGACATCTCACATTCTTCAAACCTGCACATCCCGCTCATTGGTCATAATTGATGAACTCGGAAGAGGCACAAGTACACATGACGGTGTGGCTATTGCTTATGCTACATTGCATTACCTACTTGAGCATAAAAGATGTATGGTCCTCTTCGTTACACATTATCCAGAAATACTCAGCATTAGAAATGAGTTCCCAGGATCTGTCGGAGCATTCCATGTTTCTTATTTGACACAAGAGAAGGATGTTGATGCGGAGCTCAAGGAGGTGGATACTGTGAATCATGAAGATGTAACCTACCTTTACAAGCTTGTGCCTGGGGTGTCTGAGAGAAGTTTTGGGTTTAAGGTCGCTCAACTTGCACAG TTACCTTCTTCATGCATCAGACGTGCTGTTATGATGGCAGCTAAGTTAGAAGTAGAGGTATGCGAAAGAGAGAGCAGCAAGTCTTTGCACAACAGTTCAAAGTCTCATGATAAATCTGAAGATTCAGATCATGCCTGTGTACCTATGGATTGGTTGCACACACAAGCAGATGAAAACTCAGAAGAAGTTGAGAAAGCTTACAAGGATATATTCTTTCACTTAAATCTTGCCATCCAAAATGAAGATGGTGCTGTAAAGAGGCTCCATAATTTGGAGCATGCTAAAAGCCTTGCCGACAAGCTG GTAAACAGAGGTAGACTggggaaatataaaaaatga